One genomic region from Phycisphaerales bacterium encodes:
- the truA gene encoding tRNA pseudouridine(38-40) synthase TruA: MAQRRIKLTVAYDGTNFRGWQKQHPPDEPPLRTAQGVLEQAVRHVVREEVSVHGASRTDSGVHAIGQVAAFDTKSEMDVDRFAPAVSSRLPDDIRVLDAEEVSSAFNVIGDVQDKSYQYRVAFGRREAHQRPLFDRHHLAWVPWDLDVDAMNAAAALLIGQHDFSSFTRLNHGRESTVRTVHTCDVELPASQVASITVSGGGFLWNMVRIIAGTLVEAGAGRRTLDSIQTALVAGERSAAGVTMPPEGLSLQWIRYGEPGSGRQRQLQKRRDDIS; this comes from the coding sequence GTGGCCCAGCGCCGCATCAAGTTGACGGTCGCCTATGACGGGACCAACTTTCGAGGTTGGCAGAAGCAGCATCCGCCAGATGAACCACCGCTTCGTACTGCGCAGGGAGTGTTGGAGCAGGCCGTTCGCCATGTTGTTCGCGAAGAGGTCTCAGTGCACGGCGCGTCTCGAACGGATTCTGGCGTGCATGCCATCGGTCAAGTCGCAGCATTTGATACGAAGAGCGAGATGGATGTAGATCGGTTTGCGCCAGCAGTTTCGTCTCGATTGCCAGATGATATTCGTGTGCTTGATGCAGAAGAAGTCTCTAGTGCATTCAATGTCATCGGTGATGTGCAGGACAAGTCTTATCAGTACCGCGTGGCATTCGGTCGGCGGGAGGCACACCAACGACCGCTCTTCGATCGGCACCATCTTGCATGGGTGCCATGGGACCTCGATGTCGACGCGATGAATGCAGCCGCTGCCTTGCTTATTGGGCAGCATGACTTTTCAAGCTTTACTCGACTCAATCACGGCCGTGAATCAACGGTGCGCACGGTTCACACATGTGATGTCGAATTGCCTGCTTCGCAAGTGGCGAGTATTACCGTATCGGGTGGAGGATTTCTGTGGAATATGGTTCGGATCATTGCTGGCACATTGGTTGAGGCCGGCGCGGGCAGAAGAACCTTAGACTCGATTCAAACAGCACTCGTAGCGGGTGAACGATCAGCGGCGGGTGTGACGATGCCCCCCGAGGGTCTTTCGCTGCAGTGGATTCGCTACGGTGAGCCTGGAAGCGGGCGGCAGCGTCAATTGCAGAAGCGACGTGATGATATTTCGTGA